A window of Bacillus toyonensis BCT-7112 genomic DNA:
AAAGATTAATCTGTCGTTAGATGTACTGGGAAAAAGACAAGACGGATATCATGAAGTGAAAATGATTATGACAACAATTGATTTAGCGGATCGTTTAGAACTAATGGAATTAGCAGAAGACCGTATTGAAATTTTATCCCATAATCGGTATGTCCCAGACGACCAACGAAATTTAGCTTATCAAGCAGCGAAATTATTAAAAGAGAAGTTTAATGTGAAAAAAGGTGTATCTATTACTATTGAAAAAACGATTCCAGTAGCAGCTGGATTAGCAGGTGGAAGTAGTGATGCAGCAGCGACATTACGTGGTCTTAATAAATTATGGAATTTAGGGCTTACAATTGACGAATTAGCAGAGCTTGGCTCAGAAATTGGATCAGATGTATCGTTCTGTGTATATGGAGGGACAGCAATTGCCACTGGAAGAGGAGAGCGAATTGAGCATATAAAAACGCCACCTTCTTGTTGGGTTATTTTAGCGAAGCCACATATTGGTGTATCTACTGCTGACGTGTATGGAAATTTAAAACTAAATCGAGTTACACATCCAAATGTAGATAAAATGGTTGATGTCATCAATGCTGGGGATTACAAAGGGATTTGTGATACTGTTGGTAACGTCTTAGAAGATGTAACATTTAAGATGCATCCCGAAGTTGCTCGTATTAAAGCACAGATGAAACGATTTGGAGCAGATGCTGTATTAATGAGTGGAAGTGGTCCAACTGTATTCGGACTTGTACACCATGATTCGCGAATGCATCGCATTTATAACGGATTAAAAGGATTTTGTGAACAAGTATATGCGGTACGTTTATTAGGAGAGCGAGAAACGCTTGAATAAAGACGTATAATACGTTATGATTTGTTTAGAATATTCGTGATTTGAGGTGGGCGTATGAAAATTAGACGAAGTACAAGATTAGTCGATATGACATATTACTTGTTACAAAACCCTCGTCAGCTAGTTTCTCTCACTTTTTTTGCTGAAAGGTATCAATCGGCTAAATCCTCTATTAGTGAAGATTTAGTTATTATTAAGCAAACGTTTGAACAACAAGGGGTCGGCACATTGCAAACGGTACCAGGAGCAGCAGGAGGAGTGAAATATATACCATATATAAGTGAAGAAGAGGCAGATCTAATTATTGATGAGCTTTGTAGCTTATTTGAAAATCCAGATCGTATTTTGCCTGGCGGTTACTTATACATGACAGATCTTTTAAGTAATCCTCGTCATATTAATGGTGCAGGTCGTTTGTTTGCTTCTGTCTTTGCTAGGCAACCAATCGATGCAGTTATGACGGTAGCAACAAAAGGGATTCCACTTGCTTATGCAGTGGCAAACTACTTAGATGTACCGGTAGTAATTGCGAGGAAAGATAATAAGGTAACAGAAGGTCCAACTGTTAGTATTAACTATGTATCAGGTTCTTCTAAACGAATACAAACAATGACGTTGGCAAAGCGTAGTCTTCCAGAGGGATCAAACGTTTTAATTATTGATGATTTCATGAAAGCTGGCGGAACAATTCAAGGTATGATGAGTATGCTAGAAGAGTTTAAGGCTAATGTTGTTGGTATCGGTGTATTAGTAGAATCCACAGATATCGAAGAACGACTTATTAATAACTTTGTATCATTAATTCGCCTTTCAGAAGTTGATGTGAAAGAAAAATCGATTCAAGTGGAGAAGGGGAATTATTCACTTACACCATTTGATGAAGGACTTGTAGAGGTTGAATAAAAAAGGTAAAGCAAATGGCTTTATCTTTTTTTTATTCTATTTATAAATTATAAAATAGATGGACAAACTGCTTTTCGTGCACTATTTTTAAAGAGTAAAAATAAATAATAAAAGGGTGAAAAAATATGAAAGTTGTTCAAACAAGCAAGGCACCACAAGCAATTGGACCTTATTCACAAGGGATTATTGTAAATAATATGTTTTACAGTTCAGGACAAATTCCATTAACAGCAAGTGGAGAGCTTGTAACGGGAGATGTAACAGTACAAACAGAACAAGTATTTGAAAATTTACAAGCAGTATTAGAAGAAGCAGGTGCTTCATTTGATACGGTAATAAAAACAACAGTATTCTTAAAAGATATGGATGATTTTAATGCTGTTAATGAAGTATACGGTTCTTATTTCTCTACTCATAAACCAGCACGTTCTTGTGTACAGGTAGCAAAATTACCGAAAGATGTTTCAGTTGAAATCGAAGTAATCGCCCTAGTTAAGTAACCTTTTGTAAGCGATAACCTCTACTAATCCTTATATTCAATTGCAATAAAAATTTTTATCTTAAAAATTTTTAAAAAATTAAAGGGAAAATAGAAAATTTGTGGAATTTATACAAATATATCGCTTATTTAGAAAAGGGTGGTGAACACAAGATGGAAGTGACTGACGTAAGATTACGCCGCGTAAACACAGAAGGCCGCATGAGAGCAATTGCCTCTATTACTCTAGACCATGAATTTGTTGTTCATGATATTCGTGTAATTGATGGTAATAATGGATTATTTGTAGCAATGCCAAGTAAACGTACTCCAGATGGAGAATTCCGTGACATTGCACATCCGATTAATTCTAATACACGCTCTAAAATTCAAGATGCGGTTTTAACGGAGTATCATCGTTTAGGCGAGTTAGAAGAGGTTGAGTTTGAAGAAGCAGGTGCTTCGTAAAATTCGAATGAAAAGGCTTTTGAAAGAAAGTCTTATAATTTTGTAGCAAACTCCTGTAAGCATTTACAGGAGTTTGTTTTTTTTTGACTTTATATAATTTATATTTAAAACATTCATCGTTTATTAAAATGAAGAGAAGAAACTACTAATTTTTTCAAAATCATTTTAAATAGTATAGCTTATTTCTTAAAAAAGATACTAAAGAGTAAAACATCTTATAAGAATTATGGTAAAATTTAATAGTTAAAATGTGTTTCTTGAAATATATGATGATTTAGGATAATATCGTTAATGGATAAATAGGTTGCGATGGAGGGTCTATATGTCAAACAGATTTGCAGTGATTCTAGCTGCAGGTAAAGGCACACGTATGAAGTCTAAGCTATACAAAGTGCTGCATCCTGTATGTGGAAAACCTATGGTACAACACGTAGTCGATCAAGTAACTCAATTAGGATTGCAGAAACTTGTAACGGTCGTTGGACATGGTGCTGAAATGGTACAAGAACAGCTAGGAAACGTAAGTGAGTTTGCATTACAAGCAGAACAACTTGGTACAGCGCATGCTGTAGATCAAGCTGCTAGCGTACTTGCAAATGAAGAAGGAACAACTTTAGTTATTTGTGGTGATACACCTTTAATAACTGCTGAAACGATGGAAGCATTACTTCAGCAACACAAAGAAGCAGGAGCAATGGCAACTGTGCTAACAGCATACATAGAAGAGCCTGCTGGATATGGTCGTATCGTTCGTAACGAAAATGGTCATGTTGAAAAGATCGTTGAGCATAAGGATGCAAATGAAAAAGAATTAGCTATTAAAGAAATCAATACAGGTACGTATTGTTTTGATAATAAAGCTTTATTCGCTTCACTTTCTAAAGTTTCAAATGATAACGTACAAGGTGAATATTACCTTCCAGATGTTATTGAGATTTTAAAAAATGAAGGTCATATCGTATCAGCTTATCAAACAGAGCACTTCGATGAAACGTTAGGTGTTAACGACAGAGTCGCTCTATCGCAAGCGGAAATTATTATGAAAAATCGTATCAACCGAAAGAACATGGTAAATGGTGTTACAATTATTGATCCAAGTAACACGTATATTTCTGCTGATGCAATTATCGGTAGTGATACAGTTCTTCATCCAGGAACAATTATTGAGGGAAACACTGTAATTGGTTCTGATTGTGAAATTGGACCGCATACAGTAATTCGCGATAGTGAAATTGGAGATCGTACGACAATTCGTCAATCTACTGTACATGATAGTAAGCTTGGTACAGAAGTATCGGTTGGTCCATTTGCACATATTCGCCCAGATTCAGTTATTGGAGACGAAGTACGCGTTGGAAACTTCGTGGAAATCAAAAAAACTGTTTTTGGTAATAGAAGTAAAGCTTCACACTTAAGTTATATCGGGGATGCACAAGTTGGAGAAGACGTGAATCTTGGTTGTGGTTCAATTACGGTGAACTATGACGGCAAGAATAAATTTAAAACTGTGATTGGTAACGGGGTATTTATTGGATGTAATTCAAATCTTGTTGCTCCTGTAACAGTTGAAGATGGTGCTTATGTGGCAGCAGGCTCTACAATTACAGAGAATGTCCCATCAAAAGCATTATCGGTAGCACGTGCACGTCAAGTTAACAAAGAAGACTATGTTGATCAATTGCTGAATAAGAAAAAATCATAATGTGGAGGGTTAATCTAGATGTCGACTCAATATCTAAATTCTAATTTGAAAGTATTCTCTTTAAACTCTAATAAGGAACTTGCTGAGCAAATCGCAAAGCATATTGGAGTGGGACTAGGAAAATGTTCTGTTGATCGTTTTAGTGATGGAGAAGTTCAAATTAACATTGAAGAAAGTATCCGTGGTTGCGATGTATTCATTATTCAATCTACAAGCTTCCCAGTAAACGAACATATCATGGAATTACTTATTATGATCGATGCATTAAAGCGTGCATCTGCAAAAACAATTAATATTGTTATTCCTTACTATGGTTATGCGCGTCAAGACCGTAAAGCGCGTTCTCGTGAACC
This region includes:
- the ispE gene encoding 4-(cytidine 5'-diphospho)-2-C-methyl-D-erythritol kinase; translated protein: MKLLVKAPAKINLSLDVLGKRQDGYHEVKMIMTTIDLADRLELMELAEDRIEILSHNRYVPDDQRNLAYQAAKLLKEKFNVKKGVSITIEKTIPVAAGLAGGSSDAAATLRGLNKLWNLGLTIDELAELGSEIGSDVSFCVYGGTAIATGRGERIEHIKTPPSCWVILAKPHIGVSTADVYGNLKLNRVTHPNVDKMVDVINAGDYKGICDTVGNVLEDVTFKMHPEVARIKAQMKRFGADAVLMSGSGPTVFGLVHHDSRMHRIYNGLKGFCEQVYAVRLLGERETLE
- the purR gene encoding pur operon repressor — translated: MKIRRSTRLVDMTYYLLQNPRQLVSLTFFAERYQSAKSSISEDLVIIKQTFEQQGVGTLQTVPGAAGGVKYIPYISEEEADLIIDELCSLFENPDRILPGGYLYMTDLLSNPRHINGAGRLFASVFARQPIDAVMTVATKGIPLAYAVANYLDVPVVIARKDNKVTEGPTVSINYVSGSSKRIQTMTLAKRSLPEGSNVLIIDDFMKAGGTIQGMMSMLEEFKANVVGIGVLVESTDIEERLINNFVSLIRLSEVDVKEKSIQVEKGNYSLTPFDEGLVEVE
- a CDS encoding RidA family protein, with product MKVVQTSKAPQAIGPYSQGIIVNNMFYSSGQIPLTASGELVTGDVTVQTEQVFENLQAVLEEAGASFDTVIKTTVFLKDMDDFNAVNEVYGSYFSTHKPARSCVQVAKLPKDVSVEIEVIALVK
- the spoVG gene encoding septation regulator SpoVG, whose protein sequence is MEVTDVRLRRVNTEGRMRAIASITLDHEFVVHDIRVIDGNNGLFVAMPSKRTPDGEFRDIAHPINSNTRSKIQDAVLTEYHRLGELEEVEFEEAGAS
- the glmU gene encoding bifunctional UDP-N-acetylglucosamine diphosphorylase/glucosamine-1-phosphate N-acetyltransferase GlmU — protein: MSNRFAVILAAGKGTRMKSKLYKVLHPVCGKPMVQHVVDQVTQLGLQKLVTVVGHGAEMVQEQLGNVSEFALQAEQLGTAHAVDQAASVLANEEGTTLVICGDTPLITAETMEALLQQHKEAGAMATVLTAYIEEPAGYGRIVRNENGHVEKIVEHKDANEKELAIKEINTGTYCFDNKALFASLSKVSNDNVQGEYYLPDVIEILKNEGHIVSAYQTEHFDETLGVNDRVALSQAEIIMKNRINRKNMVNGVTIIDPSNTYISADAIIGSDTVLHPGTIIEGNTVIGSDCEIGPHTVIRDSEIGDRTTIRQSTVHDSKLGTEVSVGPFAHIRPDSVIGDEVRVGNFVEIKKTVFGNRSKASHLSYIGDAQVGEDVNLGCGSITVNYDGKNKFKTVIGNGVFIGCNSNLVAPVTVEDGAYVAAGSTITENVPSKALSVARARQVNKEDYVDQLLNKKKS